A section of the Plutella xylostella chromosome 18, ilPluXylo3.1, whole genome shotgun sequence genome encodes:
- the LOC105393430 gene encoding 4-coumarate--CoA ligase 1 has protein sequence MAAPIRRTAAQLLKKRHFTTSSAFRNRPETAKDDTNVVRSPYKDIPTLNCTANDFIWQNLDRWPDKTATVCAVSGRGYTYAQTHKMSMLFAASLRTKLKLREDDTVAILLPNVPEYPCILFGILQAGCIASPMNPAYTAHELQTQFETVNCKAVITSKQSYPTIAAALKSMKKSIPIIITDHEELPEGTIKYAELAEDMTIDTDCLKSVRRGPKDIGIIPFSSGTTGFPKGVVLTHGSIVALNQMIADPEIVAIKETTATYQTVMPAVLPFFHIFGFNVVLMNQMSLGCKLVTLPYFKPDLFIQSIAGHKANCLFLVPPMALFLGKHPAVTPKHLETLHAIICGAAPLSPEDAEAVVAKNKNILFRQGNGLTETNGSVSIGRNTEVNYASVGYTLGSTQTKIVDVGSGQALGPNQEGEIWFRGPNLMRGYWNNEEATREVLTEDGWFKTGDIGKYDEKHSFYVTDRIKELIKVKGFQVPPAELEAIIRTHPKVMDCAVVGTKDPITGEAPKAFLVVKPNQTVSEEEIKEYVNSKVIDFKKVKEVQFVDAIPKSAAGKILRKDLKAKYC, from the exons ATGGCAGCACCAATCCGTCGGACGGCCGCACAGCTGTTAAAAAAACGCCACTTCACCACGTCAAGTGCGTTCAGAAACCGCCCGGAAACCGCCAAGGATGATACCAATGTCGTCAGATCTCCGTACAAGGATATACCCACTCTGAATTGCACAGCTAATGACTTCATCTGGCAGAACTTGGATAGATGGCCCGACAAGACTGCTACG GTATGCGCAGTGTCAGGCCGTGGCTACACGTACGCGCAAACTCACAAGATGTCGATGCTATTCGCCGCGTCCCTCCGAACCAAGCTCAAGCTCCGAGAGGACGATACGGTCGCCATCCTCCTACCCAACGTACCTGAGTACCCGTGTATACTGTTCGGGATACTGCAAGCGGGCTGTATCGCCTCGCCTATGAACCCGGCTTATACTGCTC ATGAGCTCCAAACCCAATTCGAAACGGTGAACTGCAAAGCGGTCATCACCTCAAAACAGTCGTACCCCACCATAGCAGCAGCCCTCAAATCCATGAAGAAATCCATCCCTATCATCATCACCGACCACGAAGAGTTACCCGAAGGAACCATCAAATACGCTGAACTGGCCGAGGACATGACTATAGATACGGACTGCCTGAAGTCCGTGAGACGAGGGCCCAAAGATATAGGCATTATCCCGTTTTCGAGTGGAACTACGGGGTTCCCTAAAGGTGTTGTTTTGACGCATGGGAGTATAGTTGCGCTGAATCAAATGATTGCTGATCCGGAGATTGTGGCTATTAAGGAGACTACAG CGACATACCAGACCGTAATGCCTGCGGTGTTGCCGTTCTTCCACATCTTCGGCTTCAACGTGGTGCTCATGAACCAGATGTCGCTGGGCTGCAAGCTGGTGACGTTGCCATATTTCAAGCCGGACCTGTTCATACAATCTATTGCTGGGCACAAGGCGAACTGCCTGTTCCTTGTGCCGCCTATGG CGCTATTCCTGGGCAAGCACCCGGCAGTAACTCCTAAGCACCTGGAGACTCTGCACGCCATCATctgcggcgccgcgccgctctCGCCAGAAGACGCTGAGGCCGTCGTGGCTAAGAAT AAAAACATCCTATTCCGGCAAGGCAACGGCCTCACCGAGACCAACGGGTCGGTGTCCATAGGACGCAACACAGAAGTGAACTACGCCTCGGTAGGGTACACTCTCGGCAGCACACAGACCAAGATCGTGGACGTCGGCAGTGGACAAGCTCTAGGGCCTAATCAG GAAGGCGAGATCTGGTTCCGAGGCCCGAACCTGATGCGAGGCTACTGGAACAACGAGGAGGCGACGCGTGAAGTGTTAACTGAAGACGGCTGGTTCAAGACGGGAGACATCGGGAAGTACGACGAGAAACACTCCTTCTATGTCACTGATAGGATCAAGGAGCTTATTAAG GTCAAAGGCTTCCAAGTACCGCCAGCAGAACTGGAGGCGATCATTCGGACGCACCCCAAAGTGATGGACTGCGCTGTCGTCGGTACCAAAGACCCGATAACCGGGGAAGCCCCGAAAGCCTTCCTAGTGGTCAAACCGAACCAAACAGTCAGTGAGGAAGAAATCAAAGAATATGTTAACAGTAAGGTTATAGACTTTAAAAAGGTGAAGGAAGTACAGTTTGTGGACGCCATTCCTAAGAGTGCGGCCGGTAAAATACTGAGGAAAGATCTGAAAGCTAAGTATTGTTAA